From the genome of Paraburkholderia flava, one region includes:
- a CDS encoding FAD-dependent oxidoreductase yields MNEMKTTRHVAIVGGGPGGLTLARLLVMHGIDVAVFERDTHSLERPQGGTLDLHEDSGIAALERAGLQRAFREIARYEDQGTRMLDKTGHVLFEQADAAAGNRPEVDRTALREILLASLPAETVRWGSAVRDVSAASDGRWCVTTDSGIEGPFDLVVGADGAWSRVRPLLSPYKPQYSGLVFIEFGIDDIDAQHPALSRMVGRGKMSVEADGKCIIAQRNDHAHVRVYAIFRVPVDWAAKRFDFAAPVAVREALIREFDGFDDAILDLFRAGNDAFAVRPIHALPVGHCWAHRPGLTLLGDAAHVMSPFGGDGVNNAMFDAAELARLLVASDRWTDAVQTYEMQMFARVVESAEGAAEGAATFLSHDGAALTLALYRSHEAEVTSASASA; encoded by the coding sequence ATGAATGAGATGAAAACCACGCGGCACGTTGCGATCGTCGGTGGAGGGCCGGGTGGTCTGACGCTGGCTCGTCTTCTTGTGATGCACGGCATCGACGTAGCGGTGTTCGAGCGCGACACGCATTCTCTCGAGCGGCCGCAAGGCGGAACGCTGGATCTTCACGAAGACTCGGGCATCGCGGCGCTGGAACGCGCGGGTCTTCAACGGGCGTTCCGCGAGATTGCCCGTTATGAGGACCAGGGCACGCGCATGCTCGACAAGACGGGGCACGTGCTGTTCGAGCAGGCGGATGCGGCAGCGGGCAATCGACCGGAAGTCGACCGTACCGCGCTGCGCGAGATATTGCTGGCGTCGCTGCCTGCCGAAACCGTTCGCTGGGGCAGTGCGGTGCGCGACGTATCGGCCGCGAGCGATGGCCGCTGGTGCGTGACCACCGATTCCGGCATCGAAGGTCCGTTCGATCTCGTGGTCGGTGCGGACGGTGCATGGTCGCGCGTGCGTCCGTTGTTGTCGCCGTACAAGCCACAGTACAGCGGCCTTGTCTTCATCGAATTCGGTATCGACGATATCGATGCGCAGCATCCGGCGCTGTCGCGCATGGTCGGGCGCGGCAAGATGAGCGTGGAAGCCGATGGAAAATGCATCATCGCGCAGCGCAACGACCATGCGCACGTGCGCGTCTATGCGATTTTTCGTGTCCCCGTCGACTGGGCCGCGAAGCGCTTCGATTTCGCGGCGCCGGTTGCGGTTCGCGAAGCACTGATCCGCGAATTTGACGGCTTCGACGACGCGATTCTCGATCTCTTCCGTGCGGGCAACGACGCTTTCGCTGTGCGACCGATTCATGCGTTGCCCGTGGGTCACTGCTGGGCGCATCGGCCGGGGCTCACGTTGCTCGGCGATGCCGCACACGTGATGTCGCCGTTCGGCGGCGACGGCGTGAACAACGCGATGTTCGATGCCGCCGAACTCGCGCGCTTGCTTGTCGCAAGCGATCGCTGGACGGACGCCGTGCAAACGTACGAGATGCAGATGTTCGCGCGGGTTGTCGAATCGGCGGAGGGCGCCGCGGAAGGCGCGGCCACGTTCCTGTCGCATGACGGCGCAGCGTTGACGCTTGCGCTGTATCGGAGCCATGAAGCCGAGGTGACGTCGGCGTCTGCGTCGGCATAA
- the gcvA gene encoding transcriptional regulator GcvA, which produces MRSRRPLPPLASLRAFEAAARHLSFSLAAQELFVTQSAVSHHIQKLENDLGVALFERLTRAVALTSAGQCYYEQVHAAFELLRNGTEAMRVSTDTARTTLTVGLLASFATRWLAPRLPAFSLAHPDIDLQLRPDIALADVAAGEVDVSIRYGRGAWPGIRAQQLISERLSVVCAPALIAGSNPPRVPQDLTRYPMLVSHAGQPFEWDAWCRRFDADLSAAQTVRLHDYNIVVEAALAGQGIAMGRHSLIRPQLASGALVEALPGTTLDDPRIGWWLVTPRGKLGDAARAFRDWLVDTHESSSRMRGEN; this is translated from the coding sequence ATGCGTTCCCGACGTCCGTTGCCGCCGCTCGCGTCTTTGCGTGCTTTCGAAGCAGCCGCAAGGCATCTCAGCTTCAGCCTGGCGGCGCAGGAACTGTTCGTGACGCAAAGCGCGGTCAGTCATCACATCCAGAAGCTGGAAAACGATCTCGGCGTCGCGCTGTTCGAGCGGCTCACGCGCGCGGTCGCGCTGACGTCGGCGGGCCAGTGCTATTACGAGCAGGTCCACGCGGCGTTCGAACTGCTGCGCAACGGCACCGAAGCGATGCGCGTGTCGACGGACACTGCCCGGACGACACTGACCGTCGGACTCCTCGCGTCGTTCGCGACGCGCTGGCTTGCGCCGCGCCTGCCGGCTTTCTCGCTCGCGCATCCGGACATCGATCTGCAGCTGCGGCCCGACATCGCGCTTGCGGATGTGGCTGCCGGCGAAGTCGACGTCTCGATCCGTTACGGTCGCGGCGCATGGCCAGGCATACGTGCGCAGCAGTTGATCTCAGAGAGGTTGTCGGTGGTGTGCGCGCCCGCGTTGATCGCGGGTTCGAATCCGCCGCGGGTACCGCAGGATCTGACGCGCTACCCGATGCTGGTGTCGCATGCAGGGCAGCCATTCGAGTGGGACGCGTGGTGCCGTCGCTTCGACGCGGATCTGAGTGCCGCGCAGACCGTGCGCCTGCACGACTACAACATCGTCGTCGAAGCGGCACTCGCGGGACAGGGCATCGCGATGGGCCGTCACAGCCTGATCCGGCCGCAACTGGCGAGCGGTGCGCTGGTGGAGGCATTGCCCGGCACGACGCTGGACGACCCGCGCATCGGATGGTGGCTCGTGACTCCGCGCGGCAAGCTCGGCGACGCGGCGCGCGCGTTCCGCGACTGGCTCGTCGATACGCATGAATCCAGCTCACGCATGCGCGGTGAAAATTGA
- a CDS encoding MarR family winged helix-turn-helix transcriptional regulator: MAKKDLPLNPMPLIGLINRGFTRIFDKRLRELGFAVAHTPVLNALKGGRALPQSELARLARVEQPTMAQLLSRMERDGIIDRVPAPDDKRSRLISLTPDAAKRLSRARAVLMAGSSAALEGLSTDEIAQLAEMLQKISANLDRIAQEEDEQGS, translated from the coding sequence ATGGCTAAAAAAGATCTCCCCCTCAATCCGATGCCGCTGATCGGGCTGATCAATCGCGGGTTCACGCGTATTTTCGACAAGCGTCTGCGCGAACTGGGCTTTGCCGTCGCGCACACGCCTGTGCTGAACGCGCTCAAAGGCGGCCGGGCCCTGCCTCAATCGGAGCTGGCCCGGCTCGCACGCGTCGAGCAGCCGACGATGGCGCAACTGCTGAGCCGGATGGAACGCGACGGCATCATCGATCGCGTGCCGGCTCCGGACGATAAGCGCAGCCGGCTCATTTCGCTGACACCCGACGCGGCAAAGCGGTTGTCGCGTGCCCGCGCGGTCCTGATGGCGGGCAGTTCGGCGGCGCTGGAGGGGTTGAGCACGGACGAGATCGCGCAACTGGCGGAGATGCTGCAGAAGATCAGCGCGAACCTGGACAGGATTGCACAGGAAGAGGACGAACAGGGCTCGTAG
- a CDS encoding beta-glucosidase, whose protein sequence is MLIVSGMVAGCGGDSGGSGSSAQFSANAQAAAVAAAASSASGAEDFNGKSVKTAVSSLFANLRASALLAMLTQSEKLQMIHSQYQMSDVPLGGAGYIQGVPRLGIPDLNMVDSSTGGGSTSQPSTTFPATIAIAASWDRKLSYDYGAQIATQIRAQGFSMGLGGGTNLAREPRGGRLFEYLGEDPLLAGEMLAERTNGTQSRKVIATIKHFDGNEQETGRSGGNTQIDERTLRELYLRPFEIAVKEADPGSVMCSYNKLNGFYACENQHLLNDVLKNDWHFKGQVQSDWGAAHSTANSINAGLDEEEDVGPTVFLTPTLVTQALQSHTITQARLDDMVRRKLYTMIRIGVMDDPAKPSTVNFDEANAFAQHAEERSIVLLKNSQNQLPLVAANLKSVAVIGGHADAGLLAGGGSGNTRDPVNGSFAGCGGLTFPSGPGCHWWSNPWLKANTTIVQAIQQLAPAAQVTFAGNSDQNNPFVAYTQQQIDAAVALASKSDVAIVVVAQPAGEDFADLVSLNLANPSNQNDLVNAVAAVNPHTIVVVENGNPVLMPWLDNVSAVVDAWYPGQAGAPAIANVLFGKVNPSGRLPVTFPVRDQDTPTWGQNGTFVTSPVYGEKLEMGYRWYDSQNIKPLFEFGYGLSYTHFTYSRLSVRNTPWHDLIVTFTVKNDGQVAGTDVPQVYLGIKDPNEPPKRLAGWSRLTLQPGESRTVSVVVSPDDQSIWDVTHNRWKYVRGSSVYVGASSRDIRLSKS, encoded by the coding sequence ATGCTAATCGTTTCGGGCATGGTTGCCGGCTGTGGCGGCGACTCGGGAGGAAGCGGGTCGTCCGCGCAGTTTTCGGCGAATGCGCAAGCTGCGGCGGTTGCAGCAGCGGCTTCGTCAGCATCGGGCGCTGAGGATTTCAACGGCAAGTCCGTGAAGACAGCGGTGTCGTCGCTGTTCGCGAACCTGCGTGCCAGCGCGTTGCTCGCAATGCTCACGCAGAGCGAGAAGCTGCAGATGATTCACTCGCAGTATCAGATGAGCGACGTGCCGCTCGGCGGGGCCGGGTATATCCAGGGCGTGCCGCGCCTCGGCATTCCCGATCTGAACATGGTCGACTCGTCGACGGGCGGCGGCAGCACGTCGCAACCCAGCACGACGTTCCCTGCAACGATCGCGATCGCCGCGAGCTGGGACAGAAAACTCTCGTACGACTATGGCGCGCAGATTGCGACGCAGATCCGCGCGCAGGGCTTTTCGATGGGCCTTGGCGGCGGCACGAATCTCGCGCGCGAACCACGCGGCGGACGTCTGTTCGAGTATCTCGGCGAAGATCCGCTGCTCGCAGGCGAAATGCTCGCCGAGCGCACCAACGGCACGCAGAGCCGCAAGGTCATCGCGACGATCAAGCATTTCGACGGTAACGAGCAGGAAACCGGCCGCAGCGGCGGCAACACGCAGATCGACGAACGCACGCTGCGCGAACTCTATCTGCGGCCGTTCGAGATCGCGGTGAAAGAGGCCGATCCCGGCAGCGTGATGTGCAGCTACAACAAGCTGAACGGTTTCTACGCGTGCGAGAACCAGCATCTGCTCAACGACGTGTTGAAGAACGACTGGCATTTCAAGGGGCAGGTGCAATCCGACTGGGGCGCGGCGCATAGCACCGCGAACTCGATCAATGCGGGTCTCGACGAGGAAGAGGACGTCGGCCCGACCGTCTTCCTGACGCCGACACTCGTCACGCAGGCGCTGCAAAGCCACACGATCACGCAGGCGCGTCTCGACGACATGGTGCGCCGCAAGCTCTACACGATGATCCGTATCGGCGTGATGGACGATCCTGCGAAACCCAGCACCGTGAATTTCGACGAGGCGAACGCGTTTGCGCAGCACGCCGAGGAACGCAGCATCGTGCTGCTGAAAAACAGCCAGAACCAGCTGCCGCTCGTCGCCGCGAATCTGAAGAGCGTCGCGGTGATCGGCGGGCATGCGGATGCGGGGCTGCTCGCGGGCGGCGGGTCCGGCAATACGCGCGACCCGGTGAACGGCTCGTTTGCCGGCTGCGGCGGGTTGACGTTCCCGTCGGGCCCCGGCTGCCACTGGTGGAGCAACCCGTGGCTGAAAGCGAACACGACGATCGTGCAAGCGATCCAGCAACTTGCGCCGGCCGCGCAGGTGACGTTCGCGGGGAACAGCGACCAGAACAATCCGTTCGTCGCGTACACGCAGCAGCAGATCGACGCGGCGGTCGCACTCGCGAGCAAGTCGGACGTCGCGATCGTCGTCGTCGCGCAGCCAGCCGGCGAGGATTTTGCCGATCTCGTCAGCCTGAATCTCGCGAATCCGTCGAACCAGAACGACCTGGTGAACGCGGTGGCCGCAGTCAACCCGCACACGATCGTCGTCGTCGAGAACGGTAACCCGGTGCTGATGCCGTGGCTCGACAATGTGTCCGCTGTCGTCGATGCGTGGTACCCGGGGCAGGCCGGCGCACCGGCGATCGCGAACGTGCTGTTCGGCAAGGTCAATCCATCGGGCCGGTTGCCGGTGACGTTCCCGGTCCGCGACCAGGACACGCCGACGTGGGGGCAAAACGGCACCTTCGTGACGAGTCCGGTGTACGGCGAAAAGTTGGAGATGGGTTATCGCTGGTACGACAGCCAGAACATCAAGCCGCTGTTCGAATTCGGCTACGGTCTGTCGTACACGCACTTCACGTATTCGCGTCTGTCGGTGCGCAATACGCCGTGGCATGACCTGATCGTCACCTTCACGGTGAAGAACGACGGGCAGGTGGCGGGTACCGACGTGCCGCAGGTGTACCTCGGCATCAAGGACCCGAACGAACCACCGAAGCGTCTCGCGGGGTGGAGCCGGTTGACGCTGCAGCCGGGCGAGTCGCGTACCGTCAGCGTGGTTGTATCGCCGGACGATCAGAGCATCTGGGACGTCACGCACAACCGGTGGAAGTATGTGCGCGGTAGCTCGGTGTATGTCGGTGCGTCGTCGCGCGATATACGGTTGTCGAAGAGCTAG
- a CDS encoding alpha-galactosidase D encodes MNLLMYKRCAVALITGLAVSVSLGLSGCGGDAPGSSGVASLKSEANAAASAANDQQADAKQNRRAYRQIAVVPPPMGWSSWNSLAENVNYNTIKAVADGMVALNAKIKSGAKYQYVNTDEGWWTSGTRDADGNFIIDNTQWPGGMAAIAQYIHSKGLKAGIYIDAGPQGCGTRTNGTHFVGSDFAHYDHDFLQFAQWGFDFVKVDFCGGRVAGYDPQQAYMAIADAIDKAYVQTGQRITFSICDWGTIGSNPAYPDYNEGPWDWGAGVGRMWRTTGDIYGPNSGAPNFGSVVGNFLGNYHPEGQHTGYYNDPDMMVAGMGMTAVHDQAHMSLWTIAGAPLILGDDLSKPIADDTTKLMTNPEVIAINQDPLGTQGLMVAQSGAQQVWAKLLAGSGQRAVALFNNGATDAPMTVTWQQLGLAPNTRASVRDVWAGKNLGSFATSYTSPTVPAGGVVLLTVSGTDVASKTYQPTSLGGGASYTRCPECVGGSKIVRGLGTVTFGNVTSTTAGGFVEIAYANRTRDTLTAQLVTNGGEPTTVAFPPTGRDRSIATVTVYVALQAGQNSLTLSSADSTAPTPEIASLAVVSGPLRLPPFKAAYEAEASTSVLAGGARISSCSACSGGQDVGYVGNGGTLTINGITVAADGTYTVQVGYANGDSAPRSADISFNGSTPVTVAFPPTGGWNTISTLAVTGTFKAGSTNALIFSNPSGWAPDIDGVSAPTASH; translated from the coding sequence ATGAACCTGCTCATGTACAAACGCTGTGCGGTCGCGCTGATAACCGGCCTGGCCGTGAGTGTGTCGTTGGGTTTATCGGGTTGCGGCGGCGATGCGCCCGGCAGCAGCGGCGTGGCTTCGCTCAAGAGCGAAGCGAATGCTGCAGCATCGGCTGCGAACGACCAACAAGCCGACGCGAAACAGAATCGCCGCGCCTACCGGCAGATCGCCGTAGTGCCGCCACCGATGGGCTGGTCGTCATGGAACAGCCTCGCGGAGAACGTGAACTACAACACGATCAAGGCGGTGGCCGACGGCATGGTCGCGCTGAACGCGAAGATCAAGTCCGGCGCGAAGTATCAGTACGTGAATACCGATGAAGGCTGGTGGACTTCCGGCACACGCGATGCCGACGGCAACTTCATCATCGACAACACGCAATGGCCCGGCGGCATGGCGGCCATCGCGCAATACATCCACAGCAAGGGCCTGAAAGCGGGCATCTACATCGACGCAGGCCCGCAAGGCTGCGGTACGCGAACCAACGGCACGCACTTCGTCGGCAGCGACTTCGCGCACTACGATCACGACTTCCTGCAGTTCGCGCAATGGGGCTTCGACTTCGTGAAGGTCGACTTCTGCGGCGGCCGTGTAGCCGGCTACGATCCGCAGCAGGCCTACATGGCCATTGCCGATGCGATCGACAAGGCCTACGTGCAGACCGGCCAGCGCATCACGTTCAGCATCTGCGACTGGGGCACCATCGGCAGCAACCCCGCATATCCCGACTACAACGAAGGACCGTGGGACTGGGGTGCAGGCGTCGGCCGGATGTGGAGAACGACGGGCGACATCTACGGGCCGAATAGCGGCGCGCCGAACTTCGGCAGCGTGGTCGGCAACTTCCTCGGCAACTACCATCCCGAAGGACAGCACACCGGCTACTACAACGACCCCGACATGATGGTCGCCGGCATGGGCATGACTGCGGTTCACGACCAGGCGCACATGAGTCTGTGGACAATCGCCGGTGCACCGCTGATCCTCGGCGACGATCTGTCGAAACCGATCGCCGACGACACGACGAAACTGATGACGAACCCCGAAGTCATCGCCATCAACCAGGACCCGCTCGGCACACAAGGTCTGATGGTCGCGCAGTCCGGCGCGCAGCAGGTGTGGGCGAAGCTGCTTGCAGGAAGCGGCCAGCGCGCGGTCGCGCTGTTCAACAATGGCGCAACCGACGCACCGATGACCGTCACCTGGCAGCAGCTCGGCCTCGCGCCGAACACGCGTGCGTCGGTGCGCGACGTGTGGGCCGGCAAGAACCTCGGTTCGTTCGCGACGTCCTATACGTCGCCGACGGTCCCGGCGGGTGGCGTGGTGCTGCTGACGGTGAGCGGAACCGACGTCGCGTCGAAGACCTATCAACCCACATCGCTCGGCGGCGGCGCATCGTACACGCGCTGCCCGGAATGCGTGGGCGGCAGCAAGATCGTTCGAGGCCTCGGCACGGTGACGTTCGGCAACGTGACGTCGACGACGGCCGGCGGCTTCGTCGAGATCGCGTACGCAAACCGCACACGCGACACGCTGACCGCGCAACTCGTGACGAACGGCGGCGAACCGACCACCGTCGCGTTCCCGCCGACCGGCCGCGACCGCAGCATCGCAACCGTCACGGTGTACGTCGCGCTGCAGGCGGGCCAGAACTCGCTGACGCTGTCGAGTGCGGACAGCACCGCGCCGACGCCGGAAATCGCGTCGCTCGCCGTGGTCTCCGGGCCGCTGCGTCTGCCGCCGTTCAAAGCCGCGTATGAAGCCGAAGCATCGACCAGCGTGCTCGCGGGCGGCGCACGGATCTCGTCGTGCAGCGCGTGTTCGGGTGGTCAGGACGTGGGCTACGTCGGCAACGGCGGCACGCTGACGATCAACGGCATTACGGTCGCCGCCGACGGCACCTACACCGTGCAGGTCGGCTACGCGAACGGCGATTCGGCGCCGCGTTCCGCGGACATCAGCTTCAACGGATCGACGCCCGTGACCGTCGCGTTCCCGCCGACCGGCGGATGGAACACGATCTCGACGCTCGCGGTCACCGGCACGTTCAAGGCGGGCAGCACGAATGCGCTGATCTTCTCGAACCCGTCAGGCTGGGCACCTGACATCGACGGTGTCAGCGCACCTACGGCATCTCATTAA
- a CDS encoding sigma-70 family RNA polymerase sigma factor, with the protein MADPFIAKRFEALVLPHMNSAFNVARWLTHNDQDAQDVVQEAYLRAFRFFGGFRGDDARAWLLSIVRNTFYTWYQQNRGHAPDTQEFEEDLHSLETADTARDDSPEATLIRSQSRKRVHVALRGLRLEYREVIVLRELEELSYKEIAAIVGIPMGTVMSRLGRGRQQLAVLLAPTDQEA; encoded by the coding sequence ATGGCCGATCCATTTATCGCAAAGCGATTCGAAGCACTCGTTTTGCCGCATATGAATTCGGCCTTCAATGTTGCTCGATGGCTGACGCATAACGATCAGGACGCCCAGGACGTGGTCCAGGAGGCGTATCTGCGCGCGTTCCGCTTTTTCGGCGGATTTCGCGGCGACGACGCACGTGCATGGCTGCTGAGCATCGTGCGCAATACGTTTTACACGTGGTATCAGCAGAACCGAGGCCATGCGCCGGACACGCAGGAGTTCGAGGAAGACCTGCACAGCCTCGAGACCGCGGACACCGCGCGCGACGACAGTCCCGAAGCGACGCTGATCCGCAGCCAGAGCCGCAAGCGGGTGCACGTCGCGTTGCGCGGTCTGCGGCTGGAGTATCGGGAGGTGATCGTGCTACGGGAGCTCGAGGAATTGTCGTACAAGGAAATCGCCGCCATCGTGGGCATCCCGATGGGCACGGTGATGTCGCGCCTCGGGCGTGGCCGCCAGCAGCTCGCCGTGCTGCTCGCACCGACGGATCAGGAGGCGTGA
- a CDS encoding RidA family protein: MPHSISARVAELGFTLEPASAPAANYVPFVQDGNLLFISGQISREGGKAAYVGRLGDTISDDDGVAAARLAALGVLSQIAAATGDRLDRVGRVMRVGVFVASTPEFDRQSAIANGASDLMVQVFGDAGRHARAAVGVASLPSGVAVEVDAIVSLKPQ; encoded by the coding sequence ATGCCACATTCGATTTCCGCTCGCGTCGCCGAGCTTGGCTTCACGCTCGAACCCGCATCCGCTCCCGCAGCGAACTATGTGCCGTTCGTGCAGGACGGCAACCTGCTGTTCATCTCCGGACAGATTTCACGCGAGGGCGGCAAAGCCGCTTACGTTGGTCGACTCGGCGACACGATCTCCGACGACGACGGCGTCGCAGCCGCGCGTCTCGCGGCACTCGGCGTGCTGTCGCAGATCGCGGCGGCCACTGGCGACCGGTTGGATCGCGTCGGTCGCGTGATGCGCGTCGGCGTATTCGTCGCGAGCACACCCGAGTTCGACCGGCAAAGCGCGATTGCGAACGGCGCATCGGATTTGATGGTGCAGGTATTCGGCGATGCGGGCCGGCATGCGCGCGCGGCGGTCGGTGTCGCGTCGCTGCCTTCGGGCGTCGCTGTCGAAGTCGATGCTATCGTTTCGCTCAAGCCGCAATAA
- a CDS encoding aminotransferase class V-fold PLP-dependent enzyme has protein sequence MPAPLTPAAVNALRARTPGTHSTVHFNHAGASLPSSATIDAIHAHLLREAASGQMEAGVAAREQTGEARTLAARLLNAQPSEIALTTGNSSGWGAAFAALGPWRPGDRILVARHEWGGNLATMRLTAQRAGASIETIPSDDTGAVDPRALETLLDERVRLIALTWMPANGGLINPAAAIGQIARRHNIPYFIDAAQAIGQLPIDVVKTGCDVLAGVGRKALRGPRGTGLLYVRDAFLQQLTPAFCDTWSAPLGIDGEPVLRNDASRLESSEASMALRCGLANALHEALDVGIDTIRAQIDHVAQTLRVQLAAIPNVTVLDQGLERSGLVSFDVAGHDPASVQQSLAAQGVSISSNGIGYTPLDMNARGLVKVARASVSYLTTDAEIDVLIDRLRALAA, from the coding sequence ATGCCCGCTCCGCTCACTCCCGCTGCCGTGAACGCGTTGCGCGCCCGCACGCCGGGCACGCACAGCACCGTTCATTTCAACCATGCAGGCGCGTCGCTGCCGTCGTCCGCGACGATCGACGCGATTCACGCGCATCTCCTGCGCGAAGCGGCGTCGGGACAGATGGAGGCCGGCGTCGCTGCACGCGAACAGACCGGAGAGGCCCGCACGCTTGCCGCCCGGCTGCTCAACGCGCAACCCAGCGAGATCGCATTGACCACCGGCAATTCGTCGGGATGGGGCGCGGCCTTCGCGGCACTCGGCCCCTGGCGACCGGGTGACCGCATCCTGGTCGCGCGCCATGAATGGGGCGGCAATCTCGCGACGATGCGACTGACCGCACAACGCGCGGGCGCATCGATCGAAACCATTCCGTCGGACGACACCGGCGCGGTCGATCCGCGCGCGCTCGAAACGCTGCTCGACGAACGCGTCCGCCTGATCGCATTGACATGGATGCCGGCTAACGGCGGCCTCATCAATCCCGCCGCAGCGATCGGGCAGATCGCGCGACGTCATAACATCCCCTACTTCATCGATGCCGCGCAGGCGATCGGCCAGTTGCCCATCGACGTGGTCAAGACAGGCTGCGATGTGCTGGCCGGTGTCGGCCGCAAGGCGCTGCGCGGACCGCGCGGCACAGGGTTGCTCTATGTGCGCGACGCGTTCCTGCAGCAGTTGACGCCTGCGTTCTGCGACACATGGTCCGCGCCGCTCGGTATCGACGGCGAGCCTGTGTTGCGTAACGACGCATCACGCCTCGAATCGTCGGAGGCATCGATGGCATTGCGCTGCGGTCTTGCGAATGCATTGCACGAAGCGCTCGACGTCGGCATCGACACGATCCGCGCGCAGATCGATCACGTCGCGCAAACGCTGCGCGTGCAGCTCGCGGCGATTCCGAACGTCACGGTACTGGATCAGGGACTGGAGCGATCCGGACTTGTATCGTTCGACGTCGCGGGACACGATCCGGCGTCGGTACAACAAAGCCTCGCTGCGCAGGGTGTGTCGATCAGCAGCAACGGCATCGGCTACACGCCGCTCGACATGAACGCGCGAGGACTCGTCAAGGTCGCGCGCGCATCGGTGAGCTACCTCACTACTGACGCTGAAATCGATGTGTTGATCGACAGATTGCGGGCGCTTGCTGCGTAG
- a CDS encoding anti-sigma factor family protein, translating to MDHEQAFELLPGYLDQELSLSESLEFERHLADCELCQQAYAQHQQVSAKLRQADLRVDAPADLARRIRAALPRQKSWWQRLIERFEWRSGGGSWNWAPVGAMAMSFVALTWSVGLYLSVPSGETRLTDELVNSHIRSLQFDHLSDVISTDKHTVKPWFDGKLDYAPPVVDLAQQGYPLIGGRLDYLDGRPVAVMVYRYKLHPINLYVWPGHDGGPTPSIGEKQGYHLAHWSAGGMNYWAITDAGDTELNGFIADLRAHPAS from the coding sequence ATGGATCACGAACAGGCATTCGAGCTGTTGCCCGGCTATCTCGACCAGGAGTTGAGCCTGTCGGAGTCGCTCGAATTCGAGCGCCATCTCGCGGATTGCGAACTGTGTCAGCAGGCGTACGCGCAGCATCAGCAGGTCAGCGCGAAACTGAGGCAGGCGGATCTGCGTGTCGATGCGCCCGCCGATCTTGCGCGTCGGATCAGGGCGGCGCTGCCCCGGCAGAAGTCGTGGTGGCAACGGCTGATCGAGCGTTTCGAATGGCGTAGCGGTGGCGGCTCGTGGAACTGGGCGCCGGTCGGCGCGATGGCGATGAGCTTCGTCGCGTTGACGTGGAGCGTCGGGTTGTACCTGTCGGTGCCGTCGGGCGAAACGCGGCTCACCGACGAACTCGTCAACAGCCATATCCGCTCGCTGCAGTTCGATCACCTGTCGGACGTGATCTCGACCGACAAGCACACGGTCAAGCCGTGGTTCGACGGCAAGCTCGACTATGCGCCGCCGGTCGTCGATCTTGCGCAGCAGGGCTATCCGTTGATCGGCGGGCGGCTCGACTATCTCGACGGACGACCGGTCGCGGTGATGGTCTACCGCTACAAGCTGCATCCGATCAATCTGTATGTGTGGCCCGGCCACGATGGCGGCCCGACGCCGAGCATCGGCGAAAAGCAGGGTTATCACCTCGCGCACTGGAGCGCGGGCGGCATGAACTACTGGGCGATCACCGATGCCGGCGACACCGAGTTGAACGGCTTCATCGCCGATCTGCGCGCGCATCCGGCTTCCTGA